The nucleotide sequence ACGTCGTCGAGGCAGGCGGCAAGATCCTCACCGTGCGCGTGTGGGCACCGATCTCCGACGCCCTCGACCGGGTGCGCTACGCCGTCGCGAACCTGGCTCTCGCCGCTCCGGACCTGGACATGCTGGACGACCTCACGCAGCTCACCGAATGGCTGGAGCTCTTCCATGCCGACTCCATGGTGGAGCTGGACTACGGCGCGGTGGCGGACAAGGTCTACCCGGACGACTCCCCCATGGACGTGCGGCTGGGCATCGAGTGCCTCGCCGAAGGGGACATGACGGGCGCTGCCGCCGCCTACCGCCGGCTCGCTTCGCGCTGGATCCCCATCCGCCAGCTGGCCCGCGCATCCTAAGCCCCGACGGTCAGGAAGAGCGGGGCGGCGCCGTCGTGCGCCTGACGATCAGGCGGTGGGGCGCGACGGAGGACCGCACCGAATCGGGGATACCCAAGAGTTCGTCCAGCAGCATCTTGGTGCCAAGCTCGGCCTGCTCGTCCGGCCGCTGCCCCACGGTGGTGAGGCCGATGGCGTCGGAAAAGTCGTGGTCGTCGATGCCGATCACGGACAGGTCCTCGGGAACCCGGACACCGACGCGGTTCGCTTCGAAGATGACGCCCATGGCCATTTCGTCGGACGCGCAGAAGATGGCTGTCGGCTTGGCGCCGGGCTGGGCCCAGAGCCGGCGGAATGCCTCCTGGCCGCTGCGGACGGTGAAGTCACCCCACTCGTCCCACTCGGGCCGGACTTCCAGGCCCGCAGCCGTCATCACGTCCTGAAAGGCAAGAATGCGGACCCGGGGAACGTCGAAGTTGAGGTCCGTTTCGTCGTCGCCGTGCAGCAGTGCGATGTCCCGGTGGCCGAGTTCGATCAGGTGCTTGACGGCGGTGGAGGCCGCCGCGTAGTCGTCTATGCCTATGTAGGCACATTCCTCCACGTGGCCGCCCACCACCACCAGCGGAATGTCGATCTTCTGCAGGTGCTCGAGCTCGTCGCGGGTCAATGCCATACACAGGACCAGGAGGGCGTCGATCTGCTTGTAGACCATGGTCTTGCTGAAGAGCCGCTCGCGGTGGCTGCCGTGGCCGCCGAGGTTGAAGAGGGAAAGGTTGTACTGCCGGGCGTGCAGTTCACGGTCCGCGCCCTCGATGGCTTTCGAGAAGAACCACCGGCTCACAAACGGGGCCAGCACGCCGATGGTCTTGGTGCGGCCGGTGGCCAGGCCCGACGCCGAGGACGAGGCGACGTAGCCCAGCGCGGTGGCCACCTCGAGGATCCTTTCCCGGGTTGCCGGCGACACGCGCGGCAGGCCGCGCACGGCGCGGGACACGGTTGCCGTGGAAACACCTGCGGCCGCGGCCACGTCCTCGATGCTGACTCCTGAGTGGCCACCGCGCTGTGCCCTTTCAGTAGTGCGCGCCACGATGTCCTCTCTATGTCCTCATGCGGATTTCCGCCATATTCTCCCGGCGGCAAGAATCCATTTTAGTCCGGCCGGAGTCACTTGCGGCGGGTGGCCGTGCGGGCGGGGAGGCGCCGGCGGAGCCTGACCATTCCGTACAGTGCAAGCAGTGTGGCCAGCAGCCCCAGCGCCCAGCCGAGGGCGGGCTGCGCCGTCACCTCCATCCAGACGGTGACGACGAGCAGCACCACGGCCCAGAAGCCGAGGAATCCGATGATGATGTCGAAGTCCTCACCCGACCGGGCGCGCTTGGGTGCGGCCCGTTCCGGCTCCCGGTGCTGTGGTGCTGCTCCGTGTGTCACTTGACGGCGCCCGCCGTCAGGCCAGCCACAATCTTGCGCTGGAACACCAGCACCAGGATGACCAGCGGAATGGTGACGATGGTGCCGGCAGCCATGATCGCCGTGTACGGAATCTGCTGCGGCTGCGCTCCGGCGAAGTTGGCGATGGCCACCGTCACCGGCTGGGTCGCATCGCTGGAGAGCTGGCTGGCGATAAGGAATTCATTCCAGGAGGAGATGAACGCCAGGATCGCCGTGGTGAAAATGGCCGGCGCGGCAAGGGGCATGATGACCTTGCGGAACGCCTGTCCCTGCGTGCAGCCGTCCACGCGGGCAGATTCCTCCAGCTCCCAGGGCATTTCACGGAAGAAGGACGTCATCGTGTAGACGGTCAGCGGCAGGACGAACGAGATGTTCGGGATGATCAGCGCCTGGTAGGTTCCCATCCAGCCGATGTTGGTGAACAGCTGGAACAGCGGGGTGATCAGGGCAACGCCGGGGAACATGGAGGCGCCAAGGATGAAGCCGAGGACCATGTACTTGAACCGGAAGTTCAGCCGGGCGAGCGCGTAGGCCGCGAAAACACCGATCAGCAGCGAGATGGCGGTGACCACCACGCCGATGAAGATGCTGTTCAGCAGGGCCTGGCCGAAGCGGTTGCCGAACGAGGTGTCAAAGGCCGTGATGAAGTTGTCCAGTGTCACGTGGCTGGGCAGGATCGAGGTGTCGTACGTGAAGCCGACTTCACGGAACGCCACCACGACCATCCAGTACGCAGGTGCCAGGCACCAGATCAGGATTACCGCGGCGCTGATATAGGTGCGGGCATGCGCCAGCTTCTCCTTGTTCTGGGCCTTGCGGCGGCCCCTGTCCTGCGCCTCACGCAGGCTGGTGGCGGAGGATGTCGCGGCGGTCATTTCTTCCCCTTACCGGTGGCGCCGCTCTGCTCAACAACATTTGCGCCGAGGAAACGGACAAAGATGAAAGCGACAATGAAGATGATGATGAAGGTGATGGTGGACAGCGCCGCCGCCGAGTTGAATCCTTGCCTGATCTGGTTGATGACCAGGATGGACAACGTGGTGGTGTTGTTCGCGCCGCCCGTCAGGATGTACGGCAGGTCGAACATGCGCAGGGCATCCAGGGTCCGGAACAGGATGGCCACCATCAACGCGGGCTTGACCAGCGGGAGGGTGATCATCCGGAACCGCTGCCACGCCGACGCACCGTCCACCTTGGCAGCCTCGTAAACCTCGGCCGGGATCATCTGGAGCCCGGCGAGGATCAGCAGCGCCATGAACGGAGTGGTCTTCCAGGTGTCGGCGATGATGACTGCCCACTTGGCCGGCCACTCGCTTCCGGTCCAGAGGATGCTCGTGTTGAAGATCTTGTTGGCGATGCCCTGGAAGTCAAAGATGAACAGCCACAGCTGTGCGGTCACCGCGGTGGGAATGGCCCACGGCACCAGCACCGCAGCACGGACCAGGCTGCGGCCCTTGAACGTCCGGGCCATGATCATCGCCATCCAGAAGCCGAGCACGGTTTCCAGGGTGACGGTGATGATGGTGAAGATGAACGTGGTGCCGGTGGCGGTCCAGAACTGCGCGCCGAGGGTGCCGGGCGGGCATGCAATGGTGCCGCCGGCGGGGGCGGCACACTGCTGGCCGAGCCAGTTCACGTAGTTCTGGATGCCCGCGGGTCCGCCGGCCGTGAAGAGGCCTGTGGCAGGGTCCAGGCCGGCGTCCTTCTGGAAGGACATCACGATGGCGCTGATGATCGGGTAAACGATGACGACGGCGAGGGCGATGATGGTCGGGGCAAGGAGCCATGCGGCCCACTTTCCCTGGCTCAGGATCTTGTTGTCCTCGCCGACGCCCTTGGGACCGTGGTGGATCGGGGTGCCGCCCGACGCCGGTGCCTTGACCGGCGTCGAGCCTACTTCGGTAGCCATGGCTGAACTACGATCCTGCACCGGCGGTCTCGATGGACTTCTGCATATCAGACAGCGCCTGATCCACAGACTTGTCGCCCTTCAGGGCAGCGTACGAGTTCTCCTGGATCGCCTGGGTGACGGCCGGGTAGAACGGGGTTACCGGCCGCGGCACGGCGTTTTCGATGGAGGTCTTCAGGACCGGCAGGTACGGAAGCTTCTTCACCAGTGCGGCGTCGTCATACAGGCTCGTGAGGACCGGAGCGAGCGAACCCTGGGTGGCGTAGAAGCGCTGGGTCTCCTCGGAGGTGATGAACTTCAGGAAGTCCAGGGCCGTTGCCTTGTTCTCGGAATAGACGCTCACGCCGACGTTGTGCCCGCCGAGGGAGGAAGCACCGGGCCCGTCCTTGCCGGGAAGTGCAGCCATGCCCAGCTTGTCCTTGACCTTCGACGAACCTTCCGTGACGGCCAGGTTGTAGACGTACGGCCAGTTGCGGTGGAACAGCAGGTTACCGGACTGGAAGGCGCGGCGGCTCTCCTCTTCCTGGTAAGTGATCGCTTCCTTCGGGATGCTGCCATCCTTGAAAGCGTCAACGAGGTTGGACAGGCCTTCCTTGGCCTCAGGCGTGTTCAGGCTCGGCTTTCCGTCCTTGTCCAGCACGGACCCGCCCGCGGAGTTGATGGCCTCGGAGGCATTGACCGTGAGGCCCTCATACTGCTTGAACTGGCCGGAGTAGCAGCCGATGTTGTTCTTCTTGGCGATGTCGCACATCTGCATCATCTCGTCCCAGGTCTTGGGCGGAGTGGGAACGAGGTCCTTGCGGTAGTAGAGGATGCCGCCGTCGGAGTTCTGGGGTGCTGCGTACAGGGTGTCCTTGTAGGAAGCGCCGGCCACCGTGGACGGCAGCATCGCTGAAGTATCGATTGCCATCTTGTCCTTGAGCGGCTGGAGCCAGCCCTTCGCCGCGAACTCGGCGGTCCACACGAGGTCAACGGACATGACGTCGTAGCCGGCGTCCTTGGCCTGGAAGTGCTGCACGAGGTCATCGTGCTGCTGGTCTGCCTGGTCCGTCTGCTCCTTGAAGGTCACCTTCTCGTTCGGGTGCGCGGCGTTCCACTTTTCCACCAGCGGACGGACGACGTTGCTGTTGTCCTTGCCCTGGACGTAGGTGATGGGACCGCGGCCATCCAGGTTGTTGGCAGCATCGCCGCCGCCGGCACCGCCGCCCGTGGTGCCGCCCCCGCCGCCGCCACAGGCGGACAGTGTCAGGGCAAGCACGCCGGCGGTCGCGACCGGAAGTAAGAACTTTGGCGTTTTCATGGGCTGGAGACTCCTCGCTGAGTGACATGGAAATCAATCGTGCGGTTGATGTGGTGACTGTCACACTAGTAACGTTGCCCGAAGATATGCAAGCGTTTACACAGAATTGTTACCGGAGAGGCAACCATGACCCATCGCCCGATCAGCACACCGGCTTCCGAGACAGCAACGTGGTGGGCCAACGCCGTTGTCTACCAGATCTATCCGCGCTCCTTCTCTGACGGGAACGGTGACGGCATGGGTGACCTGCCCGGCATCACCGCACGCCTGCCCTACCTGCAGCAGCTCGGGGTCGATGCGGTCTGGCTTTCGCCGTTCTACAAATCCCCGCAGGCCGACGGCGGATATGACGTCGCCGATTACCGGCAGGTGGATCCGGCCTTCGGCACGCTCGCGGAT is from Arthrobacter sp. QXT-31 and encodes:
- a CDS encoding LacI family DNA-binding transcriptional regulator, with the translated sequence MARTTERAQRGGHSGVSIEDVAAAAGVSTATVSRAVRGLPRVSPATRERILEVATALGYVASSSASGLATGRTKTIGVLAPFVSRWFFSKAIEGADRELHARQYNLSLFNLGGHGSHRERLFSKTMVYKQIDALLVLCMALTRDELEHLQKIDIPLVVVGGHVEECAYIGIDDYAAASTAVKHLIELGHRDIALLHGDDETDLNFDVPRVRILAFQDVMTAAGLEVRPEWDEWGDFTVRSGQEAFRRLWAQPGAKPTAIFCASDEMAMGVIFEANRVGVRVPEDLSVIGIDDHDFSDAIGLTTVGQRPDEQAELGTKMLLDELLGIPDSVRSSVAPHRLIVRRTTAPPRSS
- a CDS encoding carbohydrate ABC transporter permease; translation: MTAATSSATSLREAQDRGRRKAQNKEKLAHARTYISAAVILIWCLAPAYWMVVVAFREVGFTYDTSILPSHVTLDNFITAFDTSFGNRFGQALLNSIFIGVVVTAISLLIGVFAAYALARLNFRFKYMVLGFILGASMFPGVALITPLFQLFTNIGWMGTYQALIIPNISFVLPLTVYTMTSFFREMPWELEESARVDGCTQGQAFRKVIMPLAAPAIFTTAILAFISSWNEFLIASQLSSDATQPVTVAIANFAGAQPQQIPYTAIMAAGTIVTIPLVILVLVFQRKIVAGLTAGAVK
- a CDS encoding carbohydrate ABC transporter permease; translated protein: MATEVGSTPVKAPASGGTPIHHGPKGVGEDNKILSQGKWAAWLLAPTIIALAVVIVYPIISAIVMSFQKDAGLDPATGLFTAGGPAGIQNYVNWLGQQCAAPAGGTIACPPGTLGAQFWTATGTTFIFTIITVTLETVLGFWMAMIMARTFKGRSLVRAAVLVPWAIPTAVTAQLWLFIFDFQGIANKIFNTSILWTGSEWPAKWAVIIADTWKTTPFMALLILAGLQMIPAEVYEAAKVDGASAWQRFRMITLPLVKPALMVAILFRTLDALRMFDLPYILTGGANNTTTLSILVINQIRQGFNSAAALSTITFIIIFIVAFIFVRFLGANVVEQSGATGKGKK
- a CDS encoding ABC transporter substrate-binding protein; this encodes MKTPKFLLPVATAGVLALTLSACGGGGGGTTGGGAGGGDAANNLDGRGPITYVQGKDNSNVVRPLVEKWNAAHPNEKVTFKEQTDQADQQHDDLVQHFQAKDAGYDVMSVDLVWTAEFAAKGWLQPLKDKMAIDTSAMLPSTVAGASYKDTLYAAPQNSDGGILYYRKDLVPTPPKTWDEMMQMCDIAKKNNIGCYSGQFKQYEGLTVNASEAINSAGGSVLDKDGKPSLNTPEAKEGLSNLVDAFKDGSIPKEAITYQEEESRRAFQSGNLLFHRNWPYVYNLAVTEGSSKVKDKLGMAALPGKDGPGASSLGGHNVGVSVYSENKATALDFLKFITSEETQRFYATQGSLAPVLTSLYDDAALVKKLPYLPVLKTSIENAVPRPVTPFYPAVTQAIQENSYAALKGDKSVDQALSDMQKSIETAGAGS